From one Sporohalobacter salinus genomic stretch:
- a CDS encoding IS3 family transposase, which produces MIIDDLKFDYTVTKLCKTFNISRSTYYYRKNNNDKSADSTDSKLYSGYSAYDKEGNLVPEKRIIELVENYCDKYPYWGYRMVTAYLNFKHNLKVNHKRIYRIMKVLNLLQDRMTPKPDNYQLKQKHELTGPDQLWEMDMVQMYIDKSGQWVYMFDIIDVYTREIVGHHESLRCRTKEALKALKQAVESRDTNNLILRTDNGTQFRSRNFQRYLKQIYIEHERIAVNTPEENSHIESFHGTLKRSEVYQKHYKDIMDCKESIADFIDRYNTDRPHSGINSMPPTYYKKQIV; this is translated from the coding sequence ATGATCATTGATGATCTTAAATTTGATTATACAGTAACTAAATTATGTAAAACCTTTAATATTTCTAGGAGCACTTATTATTACCGCAAAAACAATAATGACAAGTCAGCTGACAGTACTGATAGCAAACTATATTCAGGCTATTCAGCTTATGATAAAGAAGGAAATTTAGTACCCGAAAAAAGAATAATTGAACTTGTTGAAAATTACTGTGACAAATATCCTTACTGGGGTTATAGAATGGTTACAGCCTACTTAAATTTCAAGCATAACTTAAAAGTTAATCATAAACGGATATATAGAATTATGAAGGTGCTCAATCTTTTACAAGATAGAATGACACCTAAGCCTGATAATTATCAACTTAAACAAAAGCACGAACTAACTGGGCCAGATCAGCTCTGGGAAATGGATATGGTCCAGATGTACATAGATAAAAGCGGCCAATGGGTCTATATGTTTGATATAATTGATGTCTATACTAGAGAAATAGTTGGCCATCATGAAAGTCTAAGATGCCGTACTAAAGAAGCTCTCAAAGCTTTAAAACAAGCAGTTGAATCCAGAGACACTAATAATTTAATCTTAAGAACAGATAACGGAACTCAATTTAGGAGTAGAAACTTTCAAAGATATCTCAAGCAAATATATATAGAACATGAGAGAATAGCAGTAAACACTCCTGAGGAAAACTCCCATATTGAGAGTTTTCATGGAACTCTTAAACGCTCTGAAGTCTATCAAAAGCACTATAAAGATATAATGGATTGCAAAGAATCCATAGCTGATTTTATTGATAGATACAACACTGATCGTCCTCATTCAGGGATAAATAGTATGCCACCAACTTATTATAAGAAACAGATCGTATAG
- a CDS encoding transposase, whose product MPKGKTYDSEFKMELVLEVLKGRKAFEVADEYNVSCNSIYNWKQKFLNGGLSGLTNDNQIKSQKDAELKEKEQQIQEMKKIIGEQKVQMELLKKKLWQD is encoded by the coding sequence TTATGACTCTGAATTTAAAATGGAATTAGTACTAGAAGTTCTTAAAGGTCGTAAAGCTTTCGAAGTAGCTGATGAATACAATGTTAGTTGTAATTCCATATATAACTGGAAACAAAAATTTCTTAATGGTGGTCTTAGTGGTTTAACTAATGACAACCAAATCAAATCTCAAAAAGATGCTGAGTTAAAAGAAAAAGAACAACAGATCCAAGAGATGAAAAAGATCATTGGTGAACAAAAAGTGCAAATGGAACTCCTCAAAAAAAAGCTCTGGCAGGACTAA
- a CDS encoding DNA-3-methyladenine glycosylase, translating into MHLKLDFYKQDAVVLAKDLLGKILVRNVGDREIRARIVETEAYVGPEDKGCHAYQNKKTERTKVMFERGGHVYVYLIYGMHHCFNVVAALKGKPEAVLVRAVEPIEGWELIRQNRQIKSNKDEDLTNGPGKLCQALSIDKELDGHDLVVGDKLYIEKEENKQDYEIIPSKRINIDYAEEYKDKLWRFYIKGNSFVSK; encoded by the coding sequence TTGCATTTAAAGCTAGATTTTTATAAACAAGATGCAGTGGTTTTAGCTAAAGATTTATTAGGGAAAATATTGGTAAGAAATGTTGGAGATAGAGAGATAAGAGCTAGAATAGTGGAAACTGAGGCTTATGTAGGTCCAGAGGATAAGGGATGTCATGCTTATCAAAATAAAAAGACTGAGCGGACCAAAGTAATGTTTGAACGTGGAGGTCATGTTTATGTTTACTTGATTTATGGGATGCATCATTGCTTTAATGTAGTTGCTGCATTAAAAGGCAAGCCCGAGGCAGTTTTAGTACGGGCAGTAGAACCAATTGAGGGTTGGGAATTAATCAGACAGAATCGGCAAATTAAGAGTAATAAGGATGAAGATTTGACTAACGGTCCAGGTAAGCTATGTCAAGCTCTAAGCATAGATAAAGAATTAGATGGGCATGATTTAGTGGTTGGAGATAAGCTATATATAGAAAAAGAAGAAAATAAACAAGATTACGAAATTATTCCTAGTAAAAGGATAAATATAGATTATGCAGAAGAATATAAAGATAAGTTATGGCGTTTTTATATTAAAGGTAATTCTTTTGTTTCTAAGTAA
- a CDS encoding transcription repressor NadR: MSASQRRKEILNLLSAKEKPIIGSKLAEEFGVSRQVIVQDIALLRAEGAEILATSQGYIMSEQSNQMVMRTIACKHDGSEIKDELETVIKYGGRVKDVIVEHPIYGELKGFLMIQSKEDLKTFMKKSNQDSVKPLLTLTEGVHLHTIEALNEEVLTLIEEKLREKGYLLE; this comes from the coding sequence ATGTCTGCGAGTCAAAGAAGAAAAGAAATTTTAAATTTATTATCAGCTAAGGAGAAGCCGATTATTGGTTCTAAATTAGCAGAAGAGTTTGGAGTTAGTAGACAGGTTATTGTTCAAGATATTGCTTTATTAAGAGCTGAAGGCGCGGAGATATTAGCTACATCTCAAGGGTATATTATGTCTGAGCAGAGTAATCAGATGGTAATGAGAACAATTGCTTGCAAACATGATGGAAGTGAGATAAAGGATGAGTTAGAAACTGTAATTAAATATGGAGGTCGAGTTAAAGATGTCATAGTAGAACATCCAATCTATGGTGAATTAAAGGGATTTTTAATGATTCAATCTAAAGAAGATTTAAAGACCTTTATGAAGAAGTCTAATCAAGATTCAGTTAAACCATTATTAACCCTAACTGAGGGAGTTCATTTACATACCATTGAAGCCTTAAATGAGGAGGTTCTGACTTTAATTGAAGAGAAATTAAGAGAAAAAGGATATTTACTTGAGTAG